One Luteolibacter flavescens genomic region harbors:
- a CDS encoding Mrp/NBP35 family ATP-binding protein, whose amino-acid sequence MNPEFIKEALRHVRYPGFSRDIVSFGLVKDIRHEDGVLTVRIEVATKDPKVPEQIFKDCHAALDHLPDVGSVTIDIAVKDPQGQQGASGSGDVQGKSSIPGVKRIIVVASGKGGVGKSTVAANLAVSLSKGGAKVGLCDCDLYGPSVAQLFGTHERPMANERDEIIPIEAHGLKLMSMGFLLEDRSPVIVRGPMATRYTQQFLRQVEWGDLDYLILDLPPGTGDIQLTIVQTVAVDGAVIVTTPQEMALIDARKAVTMFAKVNVPILGLVENMAWFECDHGQRYYLFGEGGGVKEAATMNVPLLAQIPIDPQTRERGDAGTPVALIPAAEHPVAAAFQEIATALREKVPAR is encoded by the coding sequence GTGAATCCCGAATTCATCAAGGAAGCCCTCCGCCACGTCCGCTACCCCGGCTTCTCCCGGGACATCGTCTCCTTCGGCCTCGTGAAGGACATCCGCCATGAAGATGGCGTGCTGACCGTCCGCATCGAGGTGGCAACGAAGGATCCGAAGGTCCCCGAGCAGATCTTCAAGGACTGCCACGCCGCGCTCGACCACCTGCCCGACGTGGGCTCGGTGACCATCGACATCGCGGTGAAAGACCCGCAAGGCCAGCAGGGCGCAAGCGGCAGCGGCGACGTGCAGGGCAAGTCCTCCATCCCCGGCGTGAAGCGCATCATCGTGGTGGCATCTGGCAAGGGCGGTGTGGGCAAGTCCACGGTGGCTGCCAATCTCGCGGTCTCGCTTTCGAAAGGCGGCGCAAAGGTCGGCCTCTGCGATTGCGATCTCTACGGGCCGTCCGTCGCCCAGCTCTTCGGCACGCATGAGCGACCAATGGCAAACGAGCGCGACGAGATCATCCCCATCGAGGCCCACGGCCTGAAGCTCATGTCGATGGGCTTCCTGCTGGAAGACCGCTCGCCGGTCATCGTCCGCGGACCCATGGCCACGCGCTACACCCAGCAATTCCTCCGCCAGGTGGAGTGGGGCGACCTCGACTACCTCATCCTCGACCTGCCGCCCGGCACCGGGGATATCCAGCTCACCATCGTCCAGACCGTCGCCGTCGATGGCGCGGTGATCGTGACCACTCCGCAGGAGATGGCGCTGATCGATGCCCGCAAGGCGGTGACGATGTTCGCGAAGGTGAACGTGCCCATCCTCGGCCTCGTGGAAAACATGGCGTGGTTCGAGTGCGACCACGGCCAGCGTTACTATCTCTTCGGCGAAGGCGGCGGCGTGAAGGAGGCGGCCACGATGAATGTCCCGCTGCTCGCACAGATCCCGATCGACCCGCAGACCCGCGAACGCGGCGACGCCGGCACACCCGTGGCTCTCATCCCCGCCGCCGAGCATCCAGTGGCCGCGGCCTTCCAGGAGATCGCCACGGCACTCCGGGAAAAAGTGCCCGCCCGGTGA
- a CDS encoding ABC transporter ATP-binding protein produces the protein MIEAKNLHRSYRIGKKSIEVLHGIDLHIARGERVFLCGPSGAGKTTLLYTLAGLERPEQGSVNIDGTDLYSLGPKKQAAFRNAKIGYIFQNYLLLPELTALENVLVPGAIGGKDATEAAMAALKRVGLADRADHLPAELSGGEQQRVAIARALVNHPPVLFADEPTGNLDSRNSTEVMDLLMGLATESDTTLVVVTHDEHLAELGDRKLIIQDGSIADGAMLK, from the coding sequence GTGATCGAGGCCAAGAATCTGCACCGCAGCTACCGCATCGGGAAAAAGAGCATCGAGGTGCTGCACGGCATCGATCTCCACATCGCGCGCGGCGAGCGGGTCTTCCTCTGCGGCCCGAGCGGCGCGGGGAAAACGACGCTGCTCTACACCCTCGCCGGTCTGGAGCGCCCGGAGCAGGGCTCGGTGAATATCGACGGCACCGACCTCTATTCCTTGGGGCCGAAGAAGCAGGCAGCTTTCCGCAATGCCAAGATCGGCTACATCTTCCAAAACTACCTGCTCCTCCCGGAACTGACTGCGCTGGAAAACGTGCTCGTTCCCGGGGCGATCGGCGGGAAGGACGCGACCGAGGCGGCGATGGCTGCCCTGAAACGTGTGGGTCTTGCAGACCGGGCGGACCACCTCCCGGCGGAGCTTTCCGGCGGCGAGCAGCAGCGGGTGGCCATTGCCCGCGCTCTGGTGAATCACCCGCCGGTCCTCTTCGCCGACGAACCCACCGGAAACCTCGATTCCCGCAACAGCACCGAGGTGATGGACCTCCTCATGGGCTTGGCCACCGAGAGCGACACCACCCTCGTGGTGGTGACCCATGACGAGCACCTCGCCGAGCTCGGCGACCGCAAGCTGATCATCCAGGACGGCAGCATTGCCGACGGGGCGATGCTGAAATAG
- the cyoE gene encoding heme o synthase — translation MSDEAPAEIPATPETPEPAPGLRRDMMVLTKMRLNVFVLITTFFGYLLASRGHEFDFWRLVHTIIGTAAAAFGSAAFNQLMEVDLDARMRRTADRPLPARRMDPLFAFGVGWILSAAGIIHLAIKIGLWPAILAAITIAVYVFIYTPLKRISSTNTLVGAIPGAIPPMIGWTAAGGAFDGGAWFLFTLLALWQLPHFVAINWLCREEYENAGYKMWSDGDVSGRRSALIAAVFSLCLAALPVWPWLAGWTPGWLGYVALGGGILAGLLMAALAGRFMRDGERTSFRRLFLFTLLYLPLELGLLAIAWA, via the coding sequence ATGTCCGACGAAGCACCTGCCGAAATCCCAGCCACTCCGGAAACCCCGGAGCCCGCGCCCGGCCTGCGCAGGGACATGATGGTGCTGACGAAGATGCGGCTGAATGTCTTCGTCCTCATCACCACCTTCTTCGGCTATCTGCTCGCCTCGCGCGGCCATGAGTTCGATTTCTGGCGGCTGGTCCACACGATCATCGGCACGGCAGCGGCGGCCTTCGGCTCCGCGGCCTTCAACCAGCTCATGGAGGTGGACCTGGATGCCCGCATGCGGCGCACGGCGGACCGTCCGCTTCCAGCCCGGCGCATGGACCCGCTGTTCGCCTTCGGGGTGGGGTGGATACTTTCCGCCGCGGGCATCATTCACCTGGCGATCAAGATCGGCCTGTGGCCCGCGATCCTCGCGGCGATCACGATCGCCGTTTACGTTTTCATCTACACGCCGCTGAAGCGCATCAGCAGCACGAACACGCTGGTCGGAGCCATCCCCGGAGCGATCCCGCCGATGATTGGCTGGACCGCGGCGGGCGGTGCCTTCGACGGCGGCGCGTGGTTCCTTTTCACGCTGCTCGCCCTCTGGCAGCTCCCGCATTTCGTGGCGATCAATTGGCTCTGCCGCGAGGAATACGAGAACGCCGGCTACAAGATGTGGTCGGACGGGGACGTCAGCGGCCGCCGCAGTGCCCTCATCGCCGCGGTCTTTTCGCTTTGCCTCGCGGCCTTGCCCGTGTGGCCGTGGCTTGCGGGCTGGACGCCGGGATGGCTTGGCTACGTTGCCCTCGGTGGCGGCATCCTCGCGGGGCTTCTCATGGCCGCGCTGGCCGGGCGCTTCATGCGGGATGGCGAGCGCACTTCTTTCCGCCGGCTTTTCCTCTTCACCCTGTTGTATCTGCCCCTTGAGCTTGGATTGCTTGCCATCGCTTGGGCCTAG
- a CDS encoding SCO family protein, giving the protein MRTPVEPLVPAERDPRKLRKTALWLVVIMIASGVGIYTAYIKWGHKKMQEQAEHARPGIVGRIDNKSEFGVVRQDASGAKVSDLFGKVWVVCGVSVKDPDSWKATREVLLRLNERYAGNDDFRIVCFTVDPNQEEPAVLEAAAKELGANLPEWWFVGAGEEYVHKFLKNQLKLGIMPHREDGKWIYDSSITLIDRDRHIRRAVVPQQRGGPPYVAPFDFAQAAEWDAKGVKTGIEKTNSEQLEHLLVQTIDGLLAQPVTP; this is encoded by the coding sequence ATGAGGACGCCTGTCGAACCACTCGTCCCCGCCGAGCGCGATCCGCGCAAGCTGCGGAAGACCGCACTCTGGCTTGTTGTGATCATGATCGCCAGCGGGGTAGGCATTTACACCGCCTACATCAAGTGGGGTCACAAGAAGATGCAGGAGCAGGCGGAGCACGCCCGCCCGGGCATCGTCGGCCGCATCGACAACAAGTCGGAATTCGGAGTCGTGCGTCAGGATGCCTCCGGTGCCAAGGTCTCCGATCTCTTCGGCAAGGTGTGGGTGGTGTGTGGTGTCTCGGTGAAAGATCCGGACTCCTGGAAAGCCACCCGGGAGGTGCTGCTGCGCCTGAACGAGCGCTACGCGGGCAATGACGATTTCCGCATCGTCTGCTTCACCGTGGATCCGAACCAGGAGGAACCTGCCGTGCTGGAAGCTGCCGCGAAGGAACTCGGCGCGAATCTCCCGGAGTGGTGGTTCGTCGGAGCAGGGGAGGAATACGTCCACAAGTTCCTGAAGAACCAGCTCAAGCTCGGCATCATGCCGCACCGGGAGGACGGCAAGTGGATCTATGATTCGTCGATCACGCTGATCGACCGCGACCGCCACATCCGCCGTGCCGTGGTGCCTCAGCAGCGTGGCGGCCCGCCGTATGTGGCCCCCTTTGATTTCGCCCAAGCCGCGGAGTGGGATGCCAAGGGAGTGAAGACCGGCATCGAAAAGACCAACTCCGAACAACTCGAGCACTTGCTCGTACAGACCATCGACGGGCTGCTGGCCCAACCTGTAACGCCATGA